The following proteins come from a genomic window of Methanoculleus caldifontis:
- a CDS encoding response regulator, whose product MGRILIVDDTMFMRTLLKNILFSGGHDIVGEAADGAEAVARYQELKPDLVTMDVVMPKMNGIEALKAIKAADPAAKVIMCTAVGQEQMVKLAVKTGARGYIVKPFQAPKVLEEVKSVLSA is encoded by the coding sequence ATGGGGAGAATCCTGATCGTCGATGACACAATGTTTATGAGAACGCTGCTGAAGAACATCCTCTTCTCCGGCGGGCACGATATTGTTGGCGAGGCCGCAGACGGAGCGGAAGCCGTCGCCAGGTACCAGGAGCTGAAGCCCGACCTCGTCACGATGGACGTCGTCATGCCGAAGATGAACGGGATCGAGGCGCTCAAGGCAATCAAGGCCGCCGACCCGGCGGCAAAGGTCATCATGTGTACGGCGGTCGGCCAGGAGCAGATGGTCAAACTTGCCGTCAAGACCGGGGCGAGGGGCTACATCGTCAAACCGTTCCAAGCCCCCAAGGTCCTCGAAGAAGTCAAGAGCGTTCTCAGTGCTTGA
- a CDS encoding CheF family chemotaxis protein, producing the protein MKSVPVKVEHEGRWVATTMGIGEDRFRIDAPLNREILYKSVVDLEEKKNQVVVTAGANGEVVCRIASVEKVLTVLKKFIVTQASAYRLNAFFMSPAVRGGVLIQDAKWEKGAIAVMKTGIWFVSQESQVCIPIEDVAGIELTSREIQEKDLNVVKIDHLAENEVVTSFVLCPMTTLQVLYNFLKEATQDSEVREEIDPLTGQVAMLVYSGMDSSAIENMLKLSHKDLDAIYERLLGMGLAEVLYVRKEVQLTAKGVRYISDSVKSPIN; encoded by the coding sequence ATGAAATCGGTTCCGGTGAAGGTCGAGCATGAGGGCAGGTGGGTCGCGACGACGATGGGTATCGGTGAGGACCGCTTCCGCATCGATGCCCCCCTCAACCGCGAGATCCTTTACAAGTCCGTGGTCGATCTCGAGGAGAAGAAGAACCAGGTGGTGGTCACCGCCGGCGCGAACGGAGAGGTGGTCTGCCGCATCGCGTCCGTCGAGAAGGTCCTCACGGTCCTGAAGAAGTTCATCGTTACCCAGGCGAGCGCCTATCGGCTGAACGCCTTCTTCATGTCGCCCGCAGTCCGCGGGGGGGTGCTGATCCAGGACGCGAAGTGGGAGAAGGGAGCGATCGCCGTCATGAAGACCGGGATCTGGTTCGTCAGCCAGGAGAGTCAGGTCTGTATCCCCATCGAGGACGTTGCCGGTATCGAACTCACATCCCGCGAGATCCAGGAGAAGGACCTCAACGTCGTCAAGATCGACCACCTCGCCGAGAACGAGGTCGTGACGAGTTTCGTCCTCTGTCCGATGACGACGCTCCAGGTCCTCTACAACTTCCTCAAAGAGGCGACGCAGGACTCCGAGGTCCGCGAGGAGATCGACCCCCTGACCGGGCAGGTGGCCATGCTGGTCTACAGCGGGATGGACTCGAGCGCCATCGAGAATATGCTCAAACTCTCGCACAAGGACCTCGACGCCATCTACGAGCGCCTCCTCGGCATGGGGCTTGCCGAAGTACTTTACGTGAGAAAAGAGGTTCAACTGACCGCGAAAGGTGTCAGGTACATCTCTGACTCGGTAAAATCACCAATAAATTAA
- the flaJ gene encoding archaellar assembly protein FlaJ codes for MFEGVAERLRAANQGTIPFEEQFETLLELRSYILENKKMEQDLLLMYTYMAAITTASVTRPEIFQFTSERFEYIPSRYIAKVQRLVGGWGHSYAGALRAVAERCRNTTLRSMLNRYANSIDSGVPDDDFIGTELGSIRSIYRNSFEQGIELLKKWGDAYIAMLLSGSLVAIIIMISVAIYAPDGLESTLNTSYAIILLISIFGITIMYRAVPDDPRTHGLAEICSKEQGIIRRLERLIVPITAVIVLLLVLLGANMGIVFLLAGLLLMPLGVIGYIDDVNVINRDADFATFIRSLGSVMGGKGITTGDALQEIDRKSLVHLEPFIDSVSSKLNLGLDEAGSWRKFIGESGSYLIYKYMNIFRDAVTLGGSPDQIGKIVGSSMLEQVLLRRKRDMMVKGFVVLLVPMHGAMIGIFVFLFEILLSMSRAITDVMAHFAETSAALSGSSATVGGGMATSLNIFVNFPEDTMRTYVVTILLMLTVANILAGKIVMGGDRYMYYFFASLLSAVTGVIYIAAPIMVKAFFTIPAVVGVT; via the coding sequence GTGTTTGAGGGTGTAGCCGAGCGTCTGCGGGCGGCAAACCAGGGGACGATACCCTTCGAGGAGCAGTTTGAGACGCTCCTCGAACTCCGGTCCTACATCCTCGAGAACAAGAAGATGGAGCAGGACCTGCTCCTCATGTACACCTACATGGCCGCGATCACCACGGCATCCGTGACCCGGCCGGAGATCTTCCAGTTCACCTCCGAGCGGTTCGAGTACATCCCCTCGCGCTACATCGCGAAGGTGCAGCGCCTGGTCGGCGGGTGGGGCCACAGCTACGCGGGAGCGCTCCGGGCGGTCGCCGAGCGGTGCCGGAACACCACCCTCCGGAGCATGCTCAATCGCTACGCGAACTCGATCGACTCCGGCGTCCCGGACGACGACTTCATCGGCACGGAACTCGGAAGCATCCGGAGCATCTACCGGAACTCGTTCGAGCAGGGGATCGAACTCCTGAAGAAGTGGGGCGACGCCTACATCGCGATGCTCCTCTCAGGATCGCTCGTCGCGATCATCATCATGATCTCGGTCGCGATCTACGCCCCGGATGGGCTGGAGTCGACCCTGAACACCTCCTACGCGATCATCCTCCTGATCTCGATCTTCGGCATCACCATCATGTACCGGGCCGTTCCCGACGACCCCCGGACGCACGGCCTTGCCGAGATCTGCTCAAAGGAGCAGGGCATCATCAGGAGGCTCGAGCGCCTCATCGTTCCGATAACCGCCGTGATCGTCCTCCTGCTCGTCCTCCTCGGCGCCAACATGGGTATCGTCTTCCTCCTCGCGGGCCTGCTCCTGATGCCGCTCGGGGTCATCGGCTACATCGACGACGTGAACGTTATCAACCGCGACGCCGACTTCGCCACGTTCATCCGGAGCCTCGGTTCGGTGATGGGCGGCAAGGGGATCACCACCGGCGACGCGCTCCAGGAGATCGACAGAAAGTCTCTGGTCCACCTGGAGCCGTTCATCGACTCGGTCTCGTCGAAGTTGAACCTCGGCCTCGACGAAGCCGGGAGCTGGCGGAAGTTCATCGGCGAGAGCGGGAGTTACCTGATCTACAAGTACATGAACATCTTCCGCGACGCGGTAACGCTCGGCGGCTCGCCCGACCAGATCGGCAAGATCGTCGGTTCGTCGATGCTCGAGCAGGTCCTGCTCCGGAGGAAGCGCGACATGATGGTGAAGGGGTTCGTCGTCCTGCTCGTCCCGATGCACGGGGCGATGATCGGGATCTTCGTCTTCCTCTTTGAGATCCTCCTCTCCATGTCCCGGGCGATAACGGACGTGATGGCTCACTTTGCAGAGACTTCGGCCGCGTTATCGGGAAGCTCGGCCACGGTCGGCGGTGGCATGGCAACATCCTTAAACATCTTCGTAAACTTCCCCGAAGACACGATGCGGACCTACGTCGTGACGATCCTCTTAATGCTGACCGTCGCAAATATTCTTGCAGGAAAGATCGTCATGGGCGGCGACCGGTACATGTACTACTTCTTTGCAAGCCTGCTCTCCGCGGTCACCGGGGTCATCTACATCGCAGCCCCGATCATGGTGAAGGCATTCTTTACTATTCCAGCAGTTGTGGGGGTAACATGA
- a CDS encoding type II/IV secretion system ATPase subunit: MGSALEATVTLPFEPEFIDEGNDCYNNVESCALYRMLPANAREYVKASPHLLEYLHILPVNTVGIPLFLSELKRDLKSMENPNIIYPVNDTTFVHIFPDPNDVRNWYIPIEPSFLHSVKLLLPVIEGKLIDMIDALDEEPVTEKARIEVLRNFIKQLVYVKQPEEEIDPSLLAGGGAKDLMGRIKTFLTSDIGASAKPKNPGLPELTDGRVVLSQQEYKALEYLMIRDKIEMGTLKPFLSDSYIEDITCDGVGPIFIEHKIFKGLKSVVGFHDSAELDAFVVKLAERIKRPLTYRSPIVDATLPDGSRINIVYGTEISKHGSNFTIRKVNEVPLSILQVIESGACDYLMAAYLWICLEYGMSMFVSGETASGKTTTLNALTTFLPPENKIVTIEDTPELTVPHRNWTREVAKAKGKGEGDGSEITMFDLLKAALRQRPNQILVGEIRGVEGSVAFSAMQTGHPVMSTFHAASVEKLIQRLCGDPISIPKTYVDNLNLVIIQSAVKRPGGGTVRRMLSVNELVGYDPETQGFSFMAAFIWDPATDKFTFTGRGSSFLLENKIATMLGIPENRRADIYDEVDKRAKILERLHKAGYTQFWDLFHMTTKIKKQGLLTIEV; the protein is encoded by the coding sequence ATGGGCTCGGCGCTGGAAGCAACCGTCACCCTCCCGTTTGAACCCGAGTTCATCGACGAGGGGAACGACTGCTATAACAACGTCGAGTCCTGCGCCCTCTACCGGATGCTCCCGGCAAACGCCCGCGAGTACGTCAAGGCAAGCCCCCACCTCCTCGAGTACCTCCATATCCTCCCGGTCAACACCGTCGGGATCCCGCTCTTCCTCTCGGAATTGAAGCGGGACTTGAAATCGATGGAGAACCCGAACATCATCTACCCGGTCAACGACACGACGTTCGTCCATATCTTCCCCGACCCAAACGACGTCAGGAACTGGTACATCCCGATCGAGCCCTCGTTCCTCCACTCCGTCAAACTCCTCCTCCCGGTGATCGAGGGGAAACTGATCGATATGATCGACGCCCTCGACGAGGAGCCGGTCACCGAGAAGGCGCGGATCGAGGTGCTCAGGAACTTCATCAAACAGCTCGTCTACGTCAAGCAGCCGGAGGAGGAGATCGATCCCTCCCTCCTCGCCGGCGGGGGCGCAAAAGACCTGATGGGCCGGATCAAGACCTTCCTCACCTCCGATATCGGCGCCTCGGCAAAACCGAAGAACCCCGGCCTCCCCGAACTCACCGACGGGCGGGTCGTCCTCTCCCAGCAGGAGTACAAGGCGCTCGAGTACCTGATGATCCGCGACAAGATCGAGATGGGGACGCTCAAACCGTTCCTCTCCGACTCATACATCGAGGATATCACCTGCGACGGCGTCGGGCCGATCTTCATCGAGCACAAGATCTTCAAGGGCCTGAAATCGGTCGTCGGGTTCCATGACTCGGCGGAGCTCGACGCCTTCGTCGTCAAACTCGCCGAACGGATCAAGAGGCCGCTGACCTACCGGAGCCCCATCGTGGACGCGACCCTCCCGGACGGTTCGCGTATCAACATTGTCTACGGGACCGAGATCAGCAAGCACGGGAGCAACTTCACCATCCGTAAGGTGAACGAGGTTCCCTTAAGCATCCTCCAGGTCATCGAGAGCGGGGCGTGCGACTACCTGATGGCCGCCTACCTCTGGATCTGCCTCGAGTACGGGATGTCGATGTTCGTCTCGGGAGAGACCGCGAGCGGCAAGACAACGACGTTGAACGCCCTGACGACCTTCCTTCCGCCCGAGAACAAGATCGTCACCATCGAGGATACCCCTGAACTGACGGTCCCCCACCGGAACTGGACCCGCGAGGTCGCGAAGGCCAAGGGGAAGGGCGAAGGGGACGGCTCTGAGATCACGATGTTCGACCTCCTCAAGGCCGCCCTCCGTCAGCGCCCGAACCAGATCCTGGTCGGTGAGATCCGTGGTGTCGAAGGCTCCGTCGCCTTCTCCGCGATGCAGACCGGCCACCCGGTGATGAGCACCTTCCACGCCGCGTCGGTCGAGAAACTGATCCAGCGTCTCTGCGGAGACCCGATCAGCATCCCCAAGACCTACGTCGACAACTTAAACCTGGTCATCATCCAGAGCGCCGTGAAACGCCCCGGCGGCGGGACCGTCCGGCGGATGCTCAGCGTCAACGAGCTCGTCGGCTACGACCCCGAGACCCAGGGGTTCTCCTTCATGGCAGCGTTCATCTGGGACCCCGCGACCGATAAGTTCACCTTCACCGGGAGAGGGAGCAGTTTCCTCCTCGAGAACAAGATCGCGACGATGCTCGGTATCCCCGAGAACCGGCGGGCCGACATCTACGACGAGGTCGATAAGCGGGCGAAGATCCTCGAGCGGCTCCATAAGGCCGGGTATACCCAGTTCTGGGACCTCTTCCACATGACCACGAAGATCAAGAAGCAGGGCCTGCTCACCATCGAGGTGTGA
- a CDS encoding ATPase domain-containing protein, with the protein MASSDDANSSILDMPDKTILSTGNSELDKKLADGLPLGSLNLIEGENDTGKSVLTQQIIWGALKQGFNVDLFSTENTSKSFLSQMESMSLDISDYFAWGYLRVFPMHVVGFEWTKEKMQGTLERMITYMEQSKAQVIVIDSLTLFTEYAKQDTVLTFFTNCKNLVDHGKTILITLHTYAFVEDSLVRIRSICDAHLFMKKALVGGKYVMMLEVVKVRGARKTTGNIISFEVHPGYGIKIIPISVAKV; encoded by the coding sequence ATGGCTTCAAGCGACGACGCAAACAGCAGCATCCTCGATATGCCCGACAAGACGATCCTCTCGACCGGGAACTCCGAGCTCGACAAGAAGCTCGCCGACGGCCTCCCGCTCGGATCGCTCAACCTCATCGAGGGCGAGAACGACACGGGAAAGAGCGTCCTCACCCAGCAGATCATCTGGGGGGCCCTGAAGCAGGGGTTCAACGTCGACCTCTTCTCGACCGAGAACACGAGCAAGAGTTTCCTCTCGCAGATGGAGTCGATGAGCCTCGATATCTCCGACTACTTCGCCTGGGGCTATCTCCGGGTCTTTCCGATGCACGTCGTCGGGTTCGAGTGGACCAAGGAGAAGATGCAGGGGACGCTTGAGCGGATGATCACCTACATGGAGCAGAGCAAGGCGCAGGTGATCGTCATCGACTCGCTCACTCTCTTCACCGAGTACGCCAAGCAGGACACTGTCCTCACGTTCTTCACCAACTGCAAGAACCTCGTCGACCACGGCAAGACCATCCTGATCACCCTGCACACCTACGCCTTCGTCGAGGACTCCCTTGTGCGCATCCGCTCGATCTGCGACGCCCATCTCTTCATGAAGAAGGCCCTCGTCGGCGGCAAGTACGTCATGATGCTCGAGGTCGTCAAGGTCCGCGGCGCGCGCAAGACCACGGGGAACATCATCAGTTTCGAGGTCCACCCCGGCTACGGTATCAAGATCATCCCGATCTCGGTCGCGAAGGTGTGA
- a CDS encoding flagellar protein FlaF: MSAGPLIATGIGVLLLVATTYVLVGGALTTTEVLVEAQSNLAVNQEVRMRTAIAVQSTWIDTGTLYVEVKNTGSEPIVDIRSMDVYLYTDGTPAYTPFGSGVNTWSKENITPDAVHPGELDPGETLTLAVGFEGENPQYVQVVTGNGVSSSAYITGE, from the coding sequence ATGAGCGCGGGCCCCCTCATCGCAACCGGGATCGGCGTCCTCCTCCTGGTCGCCACCACCTACGTCCTGGTCGGCGGCGCCCTCACCACCACGGAGGTGCTGGTCGAGGCCCAGAGCAACCTCGCCGTCAACCAGGAGGTCAGGATGCGGACGGCGATCGCGGTCCAGAGCACCTGGATCGACACCGGTACCCTCTATGTCGAGGTGAAGAACACGGGAAGCGAACCGATCGTCGATATCAGGTCGATGGATGTCTACCTCTACACCGATGGCACCCCCGCCTACACCCCCTTCGGGAGCGGCGTAAACACCTGGAGCAAGGAGAACATAACCCCCGACGCCGTCCACCCCGGCGAACTCGACCCCGGCGAGACCCTCACCCTCGCTGTCGGGTTCGAGGGCGAGAACCCCCAATACGTCCAGGTCGTCACCGGAAACGGGGTCAGCAGTTCGGCGTACATAACAGGTGAATGA
- a CDS encoding flagellin, giving the protein MSSETFTTAMFLMAAIISAGVLINAVFPVIYTLSGTIASSSHKVDERLSTDVKIVTTYANGDDKNARIWLKNVGTGRIAENDIRKADVFLGGQGDFERLAWAAALADERWTHEILEETPNNYWDPGETLSITVKTGKVPAEERIVYFQFVLPTGLSRTTTFTASGNP; this is encoded by the coding sequence ATGTCGAGCGAAACCTTCACCACTGCCATGTTCCTCATGGCCGCCATCATATCGGCCGGCGTCCTCATTAACGCAGTCTTTCCCGTCATCTACACCCTATCGGGCACGATCGCGTCCTCCTCCCATAAGGTGGACGAGCGATTGAGTACGGACGTGAAGATCGTCACGACCTACGCGAACGGTGACGACAAAAACGCTCGCATCTGGTTGAAGAACGTCGGCACCGGCCGGATCGCCGAAAACGACATCCGAAAAGCCGACGTCTTCCTCGGCGGCCAGGGCGACTTCGAGCGGCTGGCGTGGGCGGCAGCGCTCGCAGATGAGAGATGGACTCACGAGATCCTTGAGGAGACCCCAAACAACTACTGGGACCCGGGGGAGACCCTCTCCATCACGGTAAAGACCGGTAAGGTCCCGGCAGAGGAACGGATCGTCTACTTCCAGTTCGTCCTCCCGACGGGACTCTCCCGGACGACCACCTTCACCGCGAGTGGTAATCCATGA